A window from Gossypium raimondii isolate GPD5lz chromosome 7, ASM2569854v1, whole genome shotgun sequence encodes these proteins:
- the LOC105789357 gene encoding truncated transcription factor CAULIFLOWER A: protein MGRGRVQLRRIENNISRQVTFSKRRSGLLKKAHEISVLCDADVALIVFSNKGKLFEFSSDPSMERILERYERQIYAPTGSESQANWSLESSKLMSTIEVLQRSLRNFRGEELEPLSLRDLQLLEQQIGNSLKRIRTRKNKLMNESISVLQKREKTLQDQNNMLAKKLKEKQQTPTEHAQHEVQQKFVQNSPPSTSVQPPTPPPAAIQFPCLTIGGSYEAMKGTNKEAELNLNLVPNQ from the exons atgggTAGAGGTAGGGTTCAACTAAGACGGATCGAGAACAATATTAGCAGACAAGTAACATTCTCTAAGAGACGAAGTGGTTTATTAAAGAAAGCTCATGAGATCTCAGTTTTATGCGATGCTGATGTTGCTTTGATTGTTTTCTCTAACAAAGGAAAGCTCTTTGAGTTCTCTTCTGATCCcag CATGGAGAGGATCCTAGAACGGTACGAACGACAAATATATGCCCCAACTGGTTCTGAATCACAG GCAAATTGGTCTTTGGAATCTTCCAAACTCATGTCAACTATTGAAGTCTTGCAAAGGAGCTTGAG GAACTTTCGTGGAGAAGAGCTTGAACCCTTGAGTTTAAGGGACCTGCAACTTTTGGAACAACAAATTGGTAATTCTCTGAAGCGAATACGAACTagaaag AACAAACTCATGAATGAATCCATTTCAGTGCTGCAGAAGAGA GAAAAGACATTGCAAGACCAGAACAACATGCTAgctaaaaag CTTAAAGAAAAACAGCAGACACCGACGGAACATGCACAACATGAAGTGCAAcaaaaatttgtccaaaacTCACCACCATCAACATCCGTACAACCACCAACACCACCACCGGCTGCAATACAGTTTCCTTGTTTGACTATTGG AGGGAGTTACGAAGCCATGAAAGGGACAAACAAGGAAGCTGAGCTCAATCTCAACCTAGTACCAAATCAGTGA
- the LOC105789366 gene encoding E3 ubiquitin-protein ligase At3g02290 — protein MGSFCCCLRADDSEDYTNSNNNVRRRCLCLSCFVQNFLHMYATLFQRRDSVPSSILGTAYVNSPASLYSSLTDVYESTIRSLPYDGETRHCRLQREGLVSRREKGSSHSQEDSKPLRGADDADSETFSTGEKWNSFEQGSTERQSKSSQNHSSAKSQVGVGYTYWSAEEEDVCPTCLEEYTPENPKIVAKCSHHFHLSCIYEWMERSEKCPVCGKVMVFDETT, from the exons ATGGGTTCTTTTTGTTGCTGCTTACGTGCTGACGATTCCGAGGATTATACGAATTCAAACAACAATGTTCGTAGACGTTGTTTATGCCTCAGTTGTTTCGTTCAAAATTTCCTTCACATG TATGCCACGTTATTTCAAAGGAGAGATTCTGTTCCTTCATCGATTCTAGGGACAGCATATGTGAATTCTCCTGCATCACTATACAGTTCGCTTACTGACGTTTACGAGTCTACTATAAGGTCTTTGCCTTATGATGGCGAGACTAGACATTGTCGTTTACAACGTGAAGGTCTTGTTTCGAGACGTGAGAAAGGTTCGAGTCATTCACAAGAAGATTCAAAGCCTTTAAGAGGTGCAGACGATGCGGATTCGGAAACTTTTAGTACAGGAGAGAAATGGAATTCTTTTGAACAAGGCTCGACAGAGAGGCAATCTAAATCCTCACAAAATCACTCATCGGCAAAATCACAAGTCGGAGTTGGATACACTTATTGGTCAGCGGAAGAAGAGGATGTCTGCCCAACATGTCTCGAAG AATATACTCCGGAGAATCCCAAGATCGTAGCAAAATGTTCCCACCATTTCCATCTCAGTTGCATTTACGAATGGATGGAGAGAAGTGAAAAGTGCCCAGTCTGCGGAAAG GTTATGGTGTTCGATGAAACGACTTAA